In one Deinococcus sp. QL22 genomic region, the following are encoded:
- a CDS encoding sugar ABC transporter substrate-binding protein, whose protein sequence is MKKLILLSALALVTSAAAQSSALSGTVTLWSWDVAAKALQSTVPSFNKKYPNVKVNIVDLGNQSVYDRGLAGCAAGGVDLPDVYSIENNEAEVFWARFPDCFTDLNTLGADKLVKNFPAFKWTELTANGRRYAMPWDSGPVVLFYRRDLYQQAGINPTAIRTWDDFIAAGKKLNAKFGNKVKMATIANGQDDEWFRMLANQNGCFYFDDGGQQITINKSGCVTALNTIKKLNDAKVLATGDWGGQITNIKAGKTASAMYGAWYEGTIRTNAADQKGKWGVYLMPASRTGGVRASNLGGSALAIPSSSKNKPAAFAFLQHAVGSTTGQIAMLKTQGLVPSLLAATKDPYVAQGQAFWGNQKVWQTILGTLGDVPQARGTQYFQDARQIMIVVQTDYLNGKYKTAQEALNDAAKKISSATSLSIAK, encoded by the coding sequence ATGAAGAAGTTAATTCTGCTGTCCGCTCTTGCTCTTGTCACGTCTGCCGCTGCCCAAAGCAGTGCGCTGTCAGGCACCGTTACCCTCTGGTCTTGGGATGTCGCTGCCAAAGCTCTCCAAAGCACCGTGCCCAGCTTTAACAAGAAGTACCCCAACGTCAAAGTGAATATCGTCGATCTTGGAAACCAGAGTGTCTATGACCGCGGCCTTGCGGGCTGCGCCGCGGGTGGCGTCGATCTTCCTGATGTGTATTCCATTGAAAACAATGAAGCAGAAGTGTTTTGGGCGCGCTTCCCTGACTGCTTTACTGACCTCAATACGCTGGGAGCAGACAAACTGGTCAAGAATTTCCCCGCTTTTAAGTGGACGGAGCTCACCGCCAACGGCCGACGCTACGCCATGCCCTGGGATTCCGGCCCCGTGGTCCTGTTTTACCGGCGCGACCTGTATCAGCAAGCAGGCATCAATCCCACCGCCATCCGGACGTGGGACGACTTCATTGCCGCAGGGAAAAAGCTCAACGCAAAATTTGGGAACAAGGTTAAAATGGCGACCATCGCCAATGGCCAAGACGACGAGTGGTTCCGCATGCTGGCCAACCAGAATGGCTGCTTTTACTTTGACGATGGCGGCCAGCAGATCACGATCAACAAGTCTGGATGCGTGACAGCTCTCAACACCATCAAGAAACTCAATGACGCCAAGGTTCTGGCCACCGGCGACTGGGGCGGGCAGATTACCAACATCAAGGCGGGCAAGACGGCCAGCGCCATGTACGGCGCCTGGTACGAAGGCACCATCCGAACCAATGCAGCCGACCAGAAGGGCAAGTGGGGCGTGTACCTTATGCCGGCCAGCCGAACAGGCGGCGTGCGGGCCAGCAACTTGGGAGGCAGCGCCCTGGCCATTCCAAGCAGCAGCAAAAATAAACCCGCGGCCTTTGCTTTCCTGCAGCATGCCGTCGGCAGCACCACCGGCCAGATCGCCATGCTGAAAACACAGGGACTGGTTCCCAGTCTGCTCGCCGCCACCAAAGATCCCTACGTGGCGCAAGGTCAAGCGTTCTGGGGAAACCAGAAGGTCTGGCAGACCATTCTCGGCACCCTGGGCGACGTGCCCCAGGCGCGTGGGACCCAGTACTTTCAGGATGCCCGTCAGATCATGATTGTCGTGCAGACCGACTACCTCAACGGCAAATATAAAACTGCACAGGAAGCGCTGAATGACGCGGCCAAGAAAATCAGCAGCGCCACAAGCCTTTCCATCGCGAAATAA
- a CDS encoding LacI family DNA-binding transcriptional regulator: MATVSRVLNGISTVNSDLRLRVECAMHDLRFRPNRLAQNLYHHRSNTIGCILPDIVNPFFAQIFMQLEVKAFECGYTIILGNTVSTRELERTYLRTLAEQQVDGLVVLGGLTNDPEPPPEDIQLMQELAERLPIVTVNGDLADVNIISSVRSDESGGMSAILSHLHEQGHTDVAFLGGRPDVTNTLDKLSVYQGFSPHHPPEWVQLTGLSIESGVEALKQLLHSSQRPTAAVCANDLVAAGVLMAAREHGLNVPKDLSVVGFDDIFLAQVVTPALTTVNHNYSELARRALNALLASIEGESPDRTINVPTFLVKRESVALHHPQDRRRTSVKSNQP, from the coding sequence GTGGCCACCGTCTCCCGGGTGCTCAACGGGATCAGTACCGTCAACAGTGATTTGCGCCTTCGTGTGGAATGTGCCATGCATGACCTGCGCTTCAGACCCAATCGCTTGGCTCAAAATCTCTACCATCACCGTTCCAACACCATTGGCTGCATCCTGCCCGATATCGTCAACCCTTTTTTTGCCCAAATTTTTATGCAGTTGGAGGTCAAAGCGTTCGAGTGTGGATACACGATCATCCTCGGAAATACGGTCAGCACCCGCGAACTTGAACGCACCTACCTGCGGACACTTGCAGAACAGCAAGTGGACGGTCTCGTGGTTCTGGGCGGACTGACCAATGATCCAGAGCCACCTCCAGAAGACATTCAACTGATGCAAGAGCTTGCTGAACGGCTTCCAATTGTCACCGTTAATGGTGACTTAGCCGACGTGAACATTATCTCCAGCGTAAGATCCGACGAATCGGGTGGAATGAGCGCCATTCTCTCGCATTTGCATGAGCAAGGTCATACGGACGTTGCCTTTTTAGGTGGCCGTCCGGACGTCACCAATACCCTCGATAAACTCTCTGTCTATCAAGGCTTCTCCCCACACCATCCCCCTGAATGGGTTCAACTTACCGGCCTGTCTATTGAATCAGGTGTTGAGGCGCTCAAGCAGCTTCTTCACTCTTCGCAGCGACCCACTGCGGCAGTCTGTGCCAATGATCTTGTGGCTGCCGGTGTCCTGATGGCCGCCCGGGAACATGGATTGAATGTTCCGAAAGATCTCTCCGTAGTAGGTTTTGACGACATTTTCCTTGCACAGGTGGTCACACCTGCCCTGACAACTGTGAACCATAATTACAGCGAACTTGCCCGAAGAGCATTAAATGCTCTGCTGGCGAGCATTGAGGGAGAATCACCCGACCGCACGATCAACGTGCCCACATTCTTGGTCAAACGAGAATCAGTTGCTCTACACCACCCACAGGATCGACGTCGTACTTCAGTGAAGTCGAATCAACCGTGA
- a CDS encoding carbohydrate ABC transporter permease — translation MTSQTTRPNTAQALSRRAQTRRLGSSLLLHAALIPLALLFLAPLYLMVVFSTHSDSAIFSPSPPLSLGGAFRENFSQLQADTNFVRALGNSIVISTLYTLVSMLLTSMAGYAFSKYVFPGRNILFGLILATLTIPSFVTIIPQFILVARDLHLSNTYWAVILPTLANTIGIFYMRQAFQTVPDDLLHAARIDGANEWRTFWQIALPVVRPTLAALAILLFLSSWNDYLWPLIVLTQKDSYTMPVALGTLVGLTRVSWGALMVGTTIATLPFLALFLALQRHFVAGIAGGAVKD, via the coding sequence ATGACCTCCCAGACGACACGGCCGAACACCGCACAGGCCTTATCACGCCGCGCCCAAACCCGTCGCTTGGGCAGTAGCCTTCTCCTTCATGCTGCGTTGATCCCGTTGGCCCTGCTGTTTCTGGCACCGCTGTATCTGATGGTGGTGTTTAGCACCCATTCAGACAGTGCCATCTTTAGTCCATCACCTCCCTTATCGCTCGGGGGAGCCTTCCGGGAAAACTTTAGTCAACTTCAGGCCGATACCAACTTTGTCCGTGCTCTGGGCAACAGCATCGTGATTTCCACCCTGTACACGCTGGTCAGCATGTTGCTCACCAGTATGGCTGGATACGCCTTCTCAAAATATGTGTTCCCCGGCCGCAACATCTTGTTTGGTCTTATCTTGGCGACGCTGACCATTCCCAGCTTTGTCACGATTATTCCGCAGTTCATTCTGGTTGCCCGTGACCTGCACCTCAGCAATACCTACTGGGCGGTCATCCTTCCGACCCTCGCAAATACTATTGGCATCTTCTATATGCGTCAGGCCTTTCAAACCGTTCCAGATGACCTGCTGCATGCTGCCCGCATCGACGGGGCCAACGAATGGCGTACCTTCTGGCAGATTGCGTTACCGGTGGTACGTCCGACCCTTGCCGCACTCGCCATTTTGCTGTTCTTGTCCAGCTGGAACGACTACCTGTGGCCGCTGATCGTCCTGACTCAAAAGGACAGTTACACCATGCCAGTGGCGCTGGGAACCCTCGTGGGTCTCACGCGCGTGTCCTGGGGTGCCCTGATGGTCGGAACGACCATTGCTACCTTGCCCTTCCTCGCCCTCTTCCTCGCCCTGCAGCGCCACTTCGTCGCTGGCATTGCGGGCGGCGCTGTTAAAGACTAA
- a CDS encoding carbohydrate ABC transporter permease produces MTTVPALPRTRRRFPAAPYLFILPYLLIFLSFWAWPIISSFLMSFKDSRLGAAAPYSLANWSRLLGDEFFLTALKNTLLILVIQVPTMLMLATTLAIALNSRHLRARGLFRFAFFAPLVVGTVAYSAVFRLLFNSDFGMVNHTLTTLGLPAVDWLNQPVPAMAVIILALTWRWTGYNTIILLAGLQGIREELYEAASIDGATPWHQFWKITLPLLRPTLLFCLVLSLIGTLQLFTEPALITNSGPGNATMTLGTYLYQQGFRSFNFGYASTIAYTVAGIAAIVSMVQLRLFGREE; encoded by the coding sequence ATGACGACCGTTCCTGCACTGCCCCGAACCCGACGCCGATTCCCGGCTGCGCCGTACCTGTTCATCTTGCCTTACCTGCTGATTTTCCTCAGCTTCTGGGCCTGGCCTATCATCAGCTCCTTTCTGATGAGCTTCAAAGACTCCCGGCTGGGCGCGGCCGCGCCCTACAGTCTGGCAAACTGGTCGCGCCTGTTGGGGGATGAGTTCTTCCTGACCGCGCTGAAAAACACGCTGCTGATCTTGGTGATTCAGGTACCGACCATGCTGATGCTGGCCACGACCTTGGCCATCGCACTGAACAGCCGTCACCTCCGGGCCCGGGGCCTGTTCCGGTTCGCTTTTTTCGCGCCGCTCGTCGTTGGGACAGTCGCCTACTCCGCGGTCTTCCGGTTGCTGTTCAACTCTGACTTTGGGATGGTCAACCATACCCTGACCACTCTTGGCCTTCCTGCTGTCGACTGGTTGAACCAGCCTGTCCCTGCCATGGCCGTTATTATTCTTGCCCTGACGTGGCGCTGGACCGGGTACAACACCATCATTTTACTGGCCGGTCTTCAGGGCATCCGCGAGGAGCTGTATGAGGCCGCCTCGATCGATGGGGCGACCCCCTGGCATCAGTTCTGGAAGATCACTCTGCCTCTCCTGCGGCCCACCTTGCTGTTTTGCCTGGTGCTGAGCCTGATCGGCACACTGCAACTGTTCACCGAGCCTGCGCTGATCACCAACAGTGGTCCAGGAAACGCCACCATGACGTTAGGCACCTACCTGTACCAACAGGGATTCCGGAGCTTTAACTTCGGGTACGCCAGCACCATTGCCTATACGGTCGCCGGCATCGCTGCAATTGTCAGCATGGTGCAGCTGCGCCTGTTTGGGAGAGAAGAATGA
- a CDS encoding GON domain-containing protein — MPRSTPLPCLLVLTAVLSACSSVPVPPVPPPVGGNLQSSPAVTLSFIDGMQFASGYDSTTGGFLGTTSCLVPQAEPTVSAPSRLQQTFSLTKIESKSDLSDALDVSGKASYNAGVTKVSASAQFAQQQDTNSYSVGMLLKADAIGQNYALYDTITKPKLTDAMQQLYDTDYKAFKDSCGDYFLNTFTLGGRYVAYFSFTSYSKAQKTQIAAQLSASSGPFSISADFSKKMQSLASTSTLKINTFQTAIAGTPSTDLNTLISDAQNYSAKVLASCASADALKSCVKSATFNSYVNFFGPPDSKSADAINRGSAELTSLVLRGNLVENLLGSAKVIQLNPAIYDQTALNAVKTAIAAAPTWKLGINAAITACTNDITTCLPSAVSGTGAEADAEATYGPLPTYLTLSTALDALPDITAKLPTSCADQQTLYQQKNDQDYVMFLDQDLTRSYKLFCRDMATGQTPLDYLNLGSQSNTQSVVDFTDSQQSSNSGAKLSGKQTTTFTKIRIDPNTLIVNPNDVTYATSTGFLVRNDVPNNAAGAPPAIPLGNAGQCRPEAGAVNPVSTIDLSFTSFIFNTAATSFVSSGWDQREQGVATPSADKKSYAITAGRGWCSGTEPSQIRLLLVPN, encoded by the coding sequence ATGCCCAGATCCACTCCCCTGCCGTGCCTGCTGGTTCTTACCGCTGTGCTCAGTGCCTGCTCCAGCGTGCCCGTCCCGCCGGTTCCCCCTCCGGTGGGCGGCAATCTTCAGTCGTCCCCCGCAGTCACCCTGAGCTTCATCGACGGGATGCAGTTTGCCAGTGGTTACGACTCCACGACTGGCGGCTTCCTCGGCACCACCAGTTGCCTGGTGCCTCAGGCCGAGCCCACCGTCTCCGCTCCTTCCCGACTTCAGCAGACCTTCAGCTTGACCAAAATCGAGAGCAAATCTGATCTCTCAGACGCCCTGGACGTGAGCGGCAAGGCGTCTTACAACGCGGGCGTCACCAAAGTCAGTGCCAGCGCCCAGTTTGCCCAGCAGCAAGACACCAACAGCTATAGCGTGGGCATGCTCCTGAAAGCCGACGCCATTGGACAAAATTACGCGCTCTACGACACCATCACCAAACCGAAACTCACGGACGCGATGCAACAGCTGTACGACACCGACTACAAGGCGTTCAAGGATTCGTGCGGCGACTACTTCCTCAACACATTCACGCTGGGCGGCCGCTACGTCGCGTACTTCAGCTTCACCAGCTACAGCAAAGCGCAGAAGACGCAGATTGCGGCCCAACTGTCGGCCTCGTCCGGACCCTTCTCAATTTCGGCGGATTTCAGCAAGAAGATGCAGTCGCTGGCCAGCACGTCCACCCTGAAGATCAATACCTTTCAAACGGCTATTGCGGGCACGCCCAGTACCGATCTCAATACCTTGATCTCCGACGCGCAGAACTATTCTGCCAAAGTGTTGGCGAGCTGCGCCAGTGCCGACGCACTCAAGAGCTGCGTCAAGTCGGCGACCTTCAACAGTTACGTCAACTTTTTCGGGCCGCCCGATTCCAAGTCCGCAGACGCCATCAACCGGGGATCGGCCGAGTTGACCTCACTCGTGTTGCGCGGCAACCTGGTCGAAAATCTGCTGGGGAGTGCCAAAGTCATTCAACTCAATCCGGCCATCTATGACCAGACGGCCCTGAATGCGGTCAAGACTGCCATTGCTGCTGCGCCCACCTGGAAGCTGGGCATCAACGCGGCCATCACGGCCTGCACCAACGACATCACCACGTGCCTGCCCAGCGCCGTGTCGGGTACCGGCGCTGAAGCTGACGCTGAAGCAACGTATGGCCCACTGCCGACCTACCTGACGCTGAGCACCGCTCTGGACGCTCTACCGGACATCACGGCCAAACTACCCACCAGCTGTGCGGATCAGCAGACGCTCTATCAACAGAAAAACGATCAGGACTACGTCATGTTTCTCGATCAGGATCTCACCAGGTCTTACAAACTGTTCTGCCGCGACATGGCCACGGGCCAGACCCCACTGGACTACCTGAATCTGGGCAGCCAGAGCAACACCCAGTCGGTGGTAGATTTCACCGATTCGCAGCAGTCGTCCAACAGCGGGGCCAAGCTCAGTGGCAAGCAGACCACGACCTTTACCAAGATTCGCATTGACCCCAACACCCTGATTGTCAACCCCAACGACGTCACCTACGCTACAAGCACAGGATTTCTGGTGAGAAACGACGTGCCTAACAATGCAGCAGGCGCGCCCCCAGCCATCCCCCTAGGGAATGCTGGCCAGTGCCGGCCTGAAGCAGGCGCCGTCAACCCCGTGTCCACCATCGACCTGAGTTTCACGTCCTTTATCTTCAACACGGCGGCGACCAGCTTCGTCAGCTCAGGGTGGGATCAACGCGAGCAGGGCGTCGCGACCCCTTCGGCCGACAAAAAGTCCTACGCCATTACGGCTGGGCGTGGCTGGTGCTCTGGTACTGAGCCCAGCCAGATCCGCCTGCTGTTGGTTCCCAACTGA
- a CDS encoding HD domain-containing protein, translating to MSAPALFDVVPDGVHDLVRLRVPIHAARVVLLAQAVAPLLGVNPCEAFIAGYVHDIGKVGVPMAVLEAPRALTLAERRLM from the coding sequence GTGTCTGCCCCTGCCTTGTTTGACGTTGTTCCGGATGGCGTGCACGATTTGGTTCGGTTGCGAGTGCCGATTCATGCTGCCCGCGTCGTCCTGTTGGCACAGGCGGTCGCGCCCCTGCTGGGGGTGAATCCATGCGAGGCCTTCATCGCTGGCTACGTGCACGATATCGGCAAGGTCGGCGTGCCCATGGCGGTCTTGGAGGCCCCACGCGCCTTAACGCTGGCCGAGAGGCGCCTGATGTAA
- a CDS encoding beta-galactosidase — protein MFDINNFDGIIYGADYNPEQWPREIWREDVRLMNEAGVNLVSLGIFSWAHLEPQPGTYIFDWLDEVMDLLHEHGIGVNLATATASPPPWLSLKYPDSKPVTADGVRLEVGGRQLYCPSHKAFRTHVRELTEQLARRYQDHPALKLWHVNNEYGCHVDQCFCSLCAEEFRSWLRDKYGTLDTLNFAWGTAFWSQRYGDWAEIQPPRRAPTYANPTQQLDWRRFSSDNLLTLYRLEADVLRNMTPHIPVTTNFLGFLPGLDYFKWAQEEDVVSLDAYPDPGGSRPHFEAGMSYDMMRSLRGGQRWILMEQATSAVNWRERNSLKRPGLMRLLNHQALAHGASGLMFFQWRASRAGAEKYHSGMVQHVGPERSRVWQEVKALGQELKTLAELTQARLPARVAIMFDWNNWWALEIDSKPAALKLMPLVQKWYAALKQLGQNVDFVHPEGDLSAYDVVALPNQYLLSHPAAQNVRRFVASGGTLVSGFFSGIVDEHEHVQLGGYPALLGDVLGLWVEEWVVLQPHEKNQIQLLNSGTTYDVFNWAEVIHLTGAEMLATFQQDFIAGQPAVTSHHFGAGKAYYLAGDFPEEAVIDLLAQVLLHADVPMCRLPERLNVTLSELGETCVLHLLNVHPTQPLQIRLPDGGLCFENGTYLPQVMTLAPYGIALVRYHRSVRMDELQVQDEVSAHAPSP, from the coding sequence ATGTTTGACATCAACAACTTTGACGGCATCATTTACGGTGCAGATTACAATCCGGAACAATGGCCCCGCGAAATCTGGCGTGAAGACGTCCGGCTGATGAATGAGGCGGGCGTGAACCTCGTTTCCCTCGGCATCTTCTCGTGGGCTCACCTCGAACCTCAACCCGGTACCTATATTTTCGACTGGCTAGACGAGGTCATGGACTTGCTTCACGAGCATGGCATCGGGGTGAATTTGGCCACAGCTACAGCGTCTCCGCCCCCCTGGTTGTCCCTCAAATATCCAGACTCCAAACCCGTGACGGCCGACGGTGTGCGGCTGGAAGTGGGTGGACGGCAGCTCTATTGCCCCAGCCACAAGGCCTTCCGTACCCATGTCCGGGAGTTGACTGAGCAGTTGGCGCGGCGCTATCAGGATCATCCGGCCCTCAAGCTGTGGCATGTCAACAATGAGTACGGCTGCCACGTTGATCAGTGCTTTTGCTCTCTCTGTGCTGAAGAGTTCCGGAGTTGGTTACGCGACAAATACGGAACGCTCGACACCCTCAATTTCGCCTGGGGCACTGCTTTCTGGAGCCAGCGGTACGGCGACTGGGCAGAAATCCAACCGCCCCGCCGCGCTCCCACCTACGCCAATCCGACACAGCAACTCGACTGGCGGCGCTTTTCTAGCGACAATCTTCTCACCCTGTACCGGTTGGAAGCGGACGTCCTCCGGAACATGACGCCCCACATTCCGGTGACCACCAATTTCTTGGGATTCTTGCCGGGTTTGGATTACTTTAAGTGGGCACAGGAGGAAGACGTCGTCTCTCTGGACGCTTATCCTGATCCTGGTGGCAGCCGTCCTCATTTCGAAGCGGGAATGAGCTACGACATGATGCGCTCGTTGCGGGGTGGGCAGCGGTGGATCTTGATGGAACAGGCGACCAGCGCTGTGAACTGGCGTGAGCGCAATTCCCTGAAACGGCCCGGCTTGATGCGGCTGCTCAACCATCAAGCACTCGCGCATGGAGCGAGCGGTCTGATGTTCTTTCAATGGCGTGCTTCCCGTGCTGGCGCAGAGAAGTACCACAGTGGCATGGTGCAGCATGTGGGACCAGAGCGGTCTAGAGTCTGGCAGGAAGTGAAAGCTCTTGGACAGGAACTCAAGACCCTCGCTGAACTGACCCAGGCGCGGCTGCCGGCCCGCGTGGCCATAATGTTTGATTGGAACAACTGGTGGGCTTTGGAGATTGACAGTAAGCCTGCAGCTCTGAAGCTGATGCCCTTGGTGCAAAAGTGGTACGCCGCTCTCAAGCAACTGGGGCAGAACGTCGATTTCGTTCATCCTGAGGGTGATCTCAGTGCCTACGACGTCGTGGCCCTGCCCAACCAGTACCTGCTGTCTCATCCTGCCGCCCAGAATGTCCGCCGCTTTGTCGCATCAGGCGGCACGTTGGTCAGCGGCTTTTTCAGTGGTATCGTCGATGAGCACGAGCATGTCCAGCTCGGCGGATACCCGGCCCTGCTAGGTGACGTGCTGGGGCTCTGGGTCGAAGAATGGGTCGTCTTGCAGCCTCACGAGAAAAATCAAATTCAGCTGCTGAACAGTGGCACGACTTACGACGTCTTCAACTGGGCTGAAGTTATCCACCTCACGGGCGCAGAAATGTTGGCAACCTTCCAGCAAGACTTTATAGCCGGCCAACCTGCGGTGACGTCCCACCACTTTGGTGCTGGGAAAGCGTATTACCTCGCCGGCGATTTTCCCGAAGAGGCCGTGATTGATCTGCTGGCGCAGGTGTTGCTCCATGCTGACGTTCCCATGTGCCGCCTCCCAGAAAGGCTCAACGTGACCCTTTCTGAACTGGGGGAGACCTGTGTACTGCATCTGTTGAACGTTCATCCGACTCAACCCTTGCAGATCAGGCTTCCTGATGGTGGGCTTTGCTTTGAAAATGGAACCTATCTGCCGCAGGTTATGACGCTCGCGCCGTACGGAATCGCGCTGGTGCGTTACCACCGGAGCGTGCGTATGGATGAACTCCAGGTTCAGGACGAAGTCTCAGCCCACGCACCCAGCCCCTGA